A region from the Arcanobacterium buesumense genome encodes:
- a CDS encoding ribonuclease J, with translation MNELLPPKLQPDTVRIIPLGGIGEIGRNMTVFELNGRILIVDCGVLFPEESQPGVDLILPDFDYIKDRMDDVDAIILTHGHEDHIGAVPYLLRLRNDIPIIGSELTIALIEAKLAEHRIKPYVMVVQEGDVEQIGPFECEFIAVNHSIPDALAVAIRSVAGTILHTGDFKMDQLPLDGRITDLRTFARLADEGIDLFMVDSTNAEVPGFVRSEGEIGPVLENVFAQASGQIVVASFASHVHRVQQVLNAAAIFNRKVCFVGRSMVRNMGIAEELGYLDVPDNVLIDLKNAHSVAPEQIVYMSTGSQGEPMAVLSRIASGSHKTISVGPNDTVIFASSMIPGNENSVFRLINGLTKLGARVVHQGNAKVHVSGHSAQGELLYCYNIVEPEYVMPVHGEPRHLVANGAIAVKTGVPAANVLLTEDGSVVDMHDGKCAIVGEVPCGHVYVDGSSVGEITEAELTDRLTLGEEGFIAVFAVVDGQKRSIIAGPHIQARGMAEDDSVFDNILPKVTEALEEAVASEGATTYHMQQAMRRVLGRWAAKSLRRSPMIIPTVIEA, from the coding sequence GTGAATGAATTATTGCCTCCAAAACTGCAGCCGGATACGGTACGCATCATCCCACTCGGTGGAATCGGTGAAATTGGCCGAAATATGACCGTCTTTGAGCTTAACGGGCGGATTCTTATTGTTGACTGTGGTGTGCTCTTCCCAGAAGAATCCCAACCAGGTGTCGATCTGATCCTCCCAGACTTTGATTACATTAAAGATCGGATGGATGACGTCGATGCTATTATCCTCACTCACGGGCACGAGGATCATATCGGTGCGGTTCCTTACCTTTTGCGCTTGCGTAACGATATTCCGATTATTGGTTCGGAACTAACTATTGCGCTCATTGAAGCCAAACTTGCCGAGCATCGCATCAAGCCGTATGTGATGGTTGTTCAAGAGGGCGACGTCGAACAAATCGGCCCGTTCGAATGCGAATTCATCGCGGTCAACCATTCGATTCCGGATGCACTTGCGGTGGCTATCCGCTCGGTAGCTGGCACGATTTTGCACACCGGCGATTTTAAGATGGATCAGTTGCCACTTGATGGTCGCATTACTGACCTGCGTACGTTTGCTCGACTCGCTGATGAAGGCATCGATCTGTTTATGGTTGATTCAACAAATGCTGAAGTGCCAGGATTTGTGCGTTCTGAAGGCGAAATCGGGCCGGTATTAGAAAATGTTTTTGCACAAGCCTCGGGGCAAATTGTGGTTGCCTCTTTTGCTTCGCACGTCCACCGTGTCCAACAAGTATTGAATGCTGCTGCGATATTTAACCGCAAGGTGTGTTTCGTGGGGCGTTCGATGGTGCGCAACATGGGGATCGCCGAAGAACTCGGATATCTAGATGTTCCTGATAATGTGCTCATTGATTTGAAGAATGCACATTCGGTTGCCCCAGAGCAGATTGTTTACATGTCTACCGGTTCGCAGGGCGAACCAATGGCTGTGCTTTCGCGTATTGCTAGCGGTAGCCACAAGACGATTTCAGTTGGGCCCAATGACACCGTCATTTTCGCCTCTTCGATGATTCCGGGCAACGAAAATTCGGTTTTTCGGTTGATTAACGGGTTGACGAAACTCGGTGCCCGCGTCGTCCACCAAGGAAATGCGAAGGTTCACGTTTCGGGTCACTCGGCCCAAGGGGAGTTGTTGTACTGCTACAACATTGTAGAACCTGAGTACGTGATGCCAGTACACGGCGAACCACGCCACCTGGTGGCCAATGGCGCTATTGCGGTCAAGACTGGTGTTCCTGCAGCAAACGTCTTGCTTACCGAGGACGGCTCGGTTGTTGACATGCATGACGGTAAATGTGCCATCGTTGGTGAAGTGCCGTGCGGTCACGTCTATGTTGATGGATCTTCGGTTGGTGAAATCACCGAAGCTGAACTCACCGATCGTTTGACGCTCGGTGAAGAAGGTTTCATCGCTGTTTTCGCAGTGGTTGACGGGCAAAAGCGCTCGATTATCGCTGGCCCACATATTCAAGCTCGCGGAATGGCAGAAGACGATTCGGTATTCGACAACATCTTGCCCAAGGTCACTGAAGCTCTGGAAGAGGCGGTCGCTTCCGAAGGTGCAACAACGTATCACATGCAGCAAGCTATGCGTCGCGTACTAGGCCGCTGGGCTGCCAAGTCGCTTCGCCGTTCGCCAATGATCATTCCAACGGTGATTGAAGCCTAA
- a CDS encoding FtsK/SpoIIIE family DNA translocase — protein MARSGSAENSQRKPKKPQHVEAEVTDPTLSAAERILGGHGGRLFILMGLAIVIALREWFGLSGAIGPIIHHATAGVVGVLSIFVPVLLIGIVVKLFRRSHAETTPRVMVGGSLIVAAVAGLIHIFMGQPMVTAGFAKIEQAGGIIGFLVGSGLAKLFSVWGAVPILVFVILYALLYATGTSVRDIIEWIGAKRAQRAEFEPHHSASVPFDHPEEIDDDAPVSRLRRPRKKTTEPTQTQIAEPDVQETPAPQVAKPAKPVNPRKIVPTAVQPERKAPKPEPLPERIEQLELASNITYTLPSLDSLKQGPPHLERSEVNDRVVEALTRVFSEFSINAEVTGFSRGPTVTQYEVELGPGVKVDKIESLSKNIAYAVASSDVRILSPIPGKSAVGIEIPNADRETVLLGDVLRSAVARKQTHPLVVGVGKNVGGQYVVANLSKMPHLLVAGATGAGKSSFINSMITSIMMRSTPEQVRMILVDPKRVELTIYAGIPHLITPIITNPKKAAEALEWVVREMDQRYDDLAAYGFKHIDDFNAAVREGKVTAREGSQRTLQPYPYLLVVVDELADLMMVAPRDVEASIQRITQLARAAGIHLVLATQRPSVDVVTGLIKANVPSRLAFSTSSATDSRTILDAVGAEKLIGMGDALFAPAGSMKPMRVQGAWVDEDEIAATVKHVKTQMQPTYREDVLPKPGEVKKVDDEIGDDLDVLLQAAELVVNTQFGSTSMLQRKLRIGFAKAGRMMDLLESREIVGPSTGGKARDVLVTPEQLDDVIALIKGEDVDLSAPQADDDYASDATQVVDTAQYADAEEGTVVMPTDRYATDPLADTEQSDVARNWYDDELDDEGESGEDAWQLTGR, from the coding sequence GTGGCACGCTCCGGATCAGCCGAGAATTCACAACGTAAACCCAAAAAACCACAGCACGTGGAAGCAGAAGTAACCGATCCTACGCTCAGTGCTGCGGAACGTATTTTAGGTGGGCACGGCGGTCGCCTATTTATCCTGATGGGGTTGGCTATTGTTATAGCATTGCGTGAATGGTTTGGTCTTTCTGGTGCCATCGGACCAATTATTCACCACGCCACAGCTGGAGTTGTGGGTGTTCTTTCTATTTTTGTTCCAGTTTTGCTTATTGGCATTGTGGTTAAGCTTTTCCGCAGATCTCACGCTGAGACAACGCCGCGTGTGATGGTCGGTGGAAGTCTTATTGTGGCCGCTGTTGCTGGTCTGATCCATATTTTTATGGGTCAGCCAATGGTGACAGCCGGTTTTGCTAAAATCGAGCAAGCTGGCGGTATTATCGGCTTTCTAGTGGGTTCAGGACTAGCGAAATTGTTCTCCGTATGGGGTGCAGTTCCAATTTTAGTATTCGTTATTTTGTACGCTCTGTTGTATGCGACGGGGACATCAGTGCGGGATATTATTGAGTGGATTGGCGCTAAACGTGCACAGCGTGCCGAATTTGAGCCACATCATTCAGCATCAGTTCCTTTTGATCATCCAGAAGAAATCGACGATGATGCACCAGTTTCCCGGCTACGCCGGCCACGCAAGAAAACAACTGAGCCGACGCAGACTCAGATTGCGGAGCCAGATGTACAAGAAACGCCAGCACCTCAAGTTGCTAAACCAGCAAAGCCAGTAAATCCTCGTAAAATTGTGCCGACGGCGGTCCAGCCGGAGCGTAAAGCACCCAAGCCTGAGCCACTCCCAGAGCGAATTGAACAACTAGAGTTAGCTTCGAATATTACTTATACCTTGCCCTCGTTGGATTCGTTGAAACAAGGGCCACCGCATTTGGAGCGTTCGGAAGTAAACGATCGAGTGGTGGAAGCACTAACTCGGGTGTTTTCCGAGTTTTCGATTAATGCGGAAGTCACGGGCTTTTCGCGTGGCCCAACAGTTACGCAATACGAAGTTGAGCTTGGCCCTGGAGTTAAAGTTGATAAAATTGAGTCTTTATCGAAGAATATCGCCTATGCAGTTGCTTCGTCTGACGTACGCATTTTGTCACCGATTCCAGGTAAATCGGCTGTTGGTATTGAAATTCCAAATGCTGACCGCGAAACAGTTCTTTTAGGTGATGTTTTACGTTCGGCCGTTGCCCGCAAACAAACTCACCCACTCGTCGTCGGTGTTGGTAAAAATGTTGGTGGCCAATACGTCGTCGCTAATTTGTCAAAGATGCCGCATTTACTGGTTGCTGGAGCAACTGGTGCTGGTAAATCGTCGTTCATTAATTCGATGATTACCTCGATTATGATGCGGTCAACTCCGGAACAAGTGCGAATGATTTTGGTTGATCCAAAGCGCGTTGAATTAACGATTTATGCCGGTATTCCACACTTGATCACTCCGATCATCACCAATCCAAAGAAGGCAGCGGAAGCTCTTGAATGGGTTGTTCGAGAGATGGATCAGCGTTATGACGATTTGGCTGCCTACGGGTTTAAGCATATTGATGACTTCAATGCGGCGGTTAGAGAAGGTAAAGTTACGGCCCGTGAAGGCTCCCAGCGCACGCTTCAGCCATACCCGTATTTGCTTGTTGTTGTTGACGAATTAGCAGATTTGATGATGGTGGCGCCGCGCGATGTGGAAGCGTCCATTCAACGTATTACCCAGTTGGCGCGCGCTGCTGGTATTCATTTGGTGCTTGCTACTCAGCGTCCATCAGTTGATGTTGTGACCGGTTTAATTAAGGCAAATGTGCCATCTCGGTTGGCGTTTTCGACGTCGTCGGCAACTGATTCTCGTACCATTTTGGATGCGGTTGGTGCAGAGAAACTTATTGGTATGGGCGATGCGCTATTTGCTCCGGCTGGTTCAATGAAACCGATGCGTGTGCAAGGTGCTTGGGTTGACGAAGATGAAATCGCTGCAACAGTTAAGCATGTCAAGACGCAGATGCAGCCGACATATCGAGAAGATGTATTGCCGAAGCCGGGCGAAGTTAAGAAAGTCGACGACGAGATTGGTGACGATCTAGACGTTTTGTTACAAGCCGCAGAATTAGTGGTCAATACTCAGTTTGGTTCGACGTCGATGTTGCAACGAAAACTCCGCATCGGTTTTGCAAAGGCCGGGCGTATGATGGATTTGTTGGAGTCTCGGGAAATCGTTGGTCCGAGTACGGGTGGTAAAGCACGTGATGTGCTTGTCACTCCAGAACAACTCGATGATGTTATCGCTCTCATTAAGGGTGAAGATGTAGATTTGTCTGCCCCTCAAGCTGATGATGATTATGCTAGCGATGCGACTCAGGTTGTCGATACTGCACAGTATGCTGATGCTGAGGAAGGTACCGTAGTCATGCCGACAGATCGTTATGCGACTGATCCGCTAGCCGATACTGAGCAGAGCGATGTGGCACGTAATTGGTATGATGATGAACTTGACGATGAAGGTGAATCTGGCGAAGACGCATGGCAATTGACCGGGCGATAA
- a CDS encoding DUF3046 domain-containing protein, which translates to MKHTEFWQCVDRAFPNGLGRSLVSDLVIPELGSKTAEQALADCQAPQAVWSALRRTMDLPERYEYLHKINPRDLSV; encoded by the coding sequence ATGAAGCATACTGAATTTTGGCAGTGTGTAGACCGTGCCTTTCCAAACGGGTTAGGCCGAAGTCTTGTGTCTGATTTAGTTATTCCTGAGTTAGGTTCCAAAACGGCTGAACAAGCATTGGCTGATTGTCAGGCGCCACAAGCTGTGTGGAGTGCGTTGCGGCGCACGATGGATTTGCCAGAACGATATGAATACTTGCATAAAATTAATCCTCGGGACCTTAGTGTTTGA
- a CDS encoding 2-hydroxyacid dehydrogenase, with translation MWHAVNEWIATQIAYVYYAKGMTLIVSSPNDIVRSTLEKFGDDIQIVDWDIRGPAPVQKIDIVVTPLISGNPDYQYLDGVDFTYLQCSTLGYDAVLPHLSAHHVLANAKTVHETSTAELTLALTLAMQRQIPRSVRSQAAGNWDTFYSHGLADQRVVLVGVGGVGTAIAQRLAPFEVDLVRVGRSERDDADGHVFATSQLPQLLPDADIVILIVPATNETRGMVDDEFLSLLKDDALVVNMARGVIVDTDAMVKHADRLRFAFDVVDPEPLPATHPLYSHPNVLISAHNGGYSEALAPRLKRLIERQVRHLLAGEELENIIRR, from the coding sequence ATGTGGCACGCCGTCAATGAATGGATTGCGACCCAAATCGCTTACGTGTATTACGCTAAGGGTATGACTCTTATTGTTTCTTCGCCCAACGACATTGTTCGTAGCACTCTCGAAAAATTTGGTGACGATATTCAGATCGTTGATTGGGATATCCGCGGCCCAGCACCAGTTCAGAAAATTGACATAGTTGTTACCCCATTGATTAGTGGAAATCCGGATTATCAGTATCTTGACGGTGTCGATTTCACCTATCTTCAATGTTCGACTCTCGGGTATGATGCGGTTCTCCCACATCTTTCTGCGCACCATGTTTTAGCTAATGCGAAAACTGTTCATGAAACGTCGACGGCGGAGTTGACGCTTGCGCTTACCCTTGCGATGCAACGCCAGATTCCACGTTCGGTGCGCTCCCAGGCTGCCGGAAACTGGGATACGTTCTATTCGCATGGTTTAGCTGATCAGCGTGTAGTGCTGGTGGGCGTAGGCGGCGTCGGAACGGCGATCGCTCAGCGTTTGGCGCCATTCGAGGTTGATCTGGTGCGCGTTGGCCGTAGCGAACGTGACGACGCTGATGGGCACGTTTTCGCCACCTCGCAGCTTCCGCAATTGTTACCGGACGCCGATATTGTTATTTTGATTGTTCCAGCAACGAACGAGACGCGTGGCATGGTTGACGACGAATTCTTGAGCTTGCTCAAGGATGACGCGTTGGTTGTGAATATGGCTCGCGGCGTGATTGTCGATACGGATGCGATGGTGAAGCATGCTGACCGGTTACGCTTCGCGTTCGACGTCGTCGATCCGGAACCGCTACCGGCCACTCACCCTCTCTATTCTCACCCTAACGTGCTTATCTCAGCGCATAACGGTGGATATTCGGAGGCTTTAGCACCACGCCTCAAGCGGTTGATTGAACGCCAAGTTCGCCACCTGCTCGCTGGTGAGGAACTCGAAAACATTATTCGACGCTAA
- a CDS encoding helix-turn-helix domain-containing protein, with protein sequence MNDMARETVLFRRELGEVLREYRQRQGRTLREVSSDARVSLGYLSEVERGQKEASSELLHSISMALNVPMSHVLRLVADRIDFAEGRIPPMMRKPRIPDSIPESLVRAEMAAMRG encoded by the coding sequence ATGAATGACATGGCCCGCGAAACAGTTCTATTCCGTCGTGAATTAGGTGAAGTTCTTCGCGAGTATCGTCAACGGCAGGGGCGTACGCTCCGCGAAGTGTCGTCCGATGCCCGTGTTTCACTTGGTTATTTGTCGGAAGTTGAACGTGGACAGAAGGAAGCTTCTTCGGAGCTGCTTCACTCAATTTCTATGGCTCTCAATGTTCCCATGAGCCATGTTTTGCGTCTTGTTGCAGATCGAATTGACTTTGCTGAAGGGCGCATTCCACCTATGATGCGTAAGCCACGAATTCCAGATTCGATACCGGAGTCTTTGGTTCGTGCAGAAATGGCTGCAATGCGTGGCTAA
- a CDS encoding polyribonucleotide nucleotidyltransferase, whose product MEGPDVKFAEAVIDNGSFGTRKIRFETGLLARQAAGCAVAYLDDETTVLSATAVSSQPREHFDFFPLTVDVEERSYAAGRIPGSFFRREGRPTTDAILAARLIDRPLRPAFVKGLRNEVQVVATILTIHPDDAYDVVAINAASMSTQLSGLPFSGPIGGVRISLIDGQWVAFPRWSEIPRATFTMVVAGRIVGDDVAIMMVEAEGGENVIDNIAKGGVKPTETVVAEGLDAAKTFIRVLCDAQAELAAQAAKPTEEYPLFPSYEDAEYEAVAAKLGNRFAELWGIVDKHERDDALNELTAEIVQSLTEEFPERDQALALAVNAHWKKAMRERVLTTGERMDGRTPVEIRTITAESGILPRVHGSALFQRGETQIMGVTTLNMLKMEQQMDNLSPVTSKRYIHHYNFPPYSTGETGRVGTPKRREIGHGMLAERALVPVLPSREEFPYAIRQVSEALGSNGSTSMGSVCASTISLMNAGVPLRAAVAGIAMGLVSGEIDGEQRYVALTDILGAEDALGDMDFKVAGTRDFVTALQLDTKLDGIPAEVLAGALGQAHDARQAILDLIEEAVPEPEEMAQTAPRIISVKIPVDKIGEVIGPKGKMINQIQEDTGADITIEDDGTVFIGATNGTSAEAARQTINQIANPTMPEVGERFVGTVVKTTTFGAFVSLAPGKDGLLHISQIRRLVGGKRVENVEDVLNVGDKVEVELAEIDQRGKLSLHAVLTEEQLEAEKAAEAEFKAKRGERGERGERRERSDRGERRERRPRRRTRKVEESADSAPSAESAE is encoded by the coding sequence ATGGAGGGTCCAGACGTAAAATTTGCTGAAGCCGTTATTGATAACGGATCATTTGGCACTCGAAAGATTCGTTTCGAAACAGGCTTATTAGCTCGGCAAGCTGCCGGTTGTGCAGTGGCATACTTAGATGATGAAACCACCGTATTGTCAGCAACTGCTGTATCAAGCCAGCCGCGCGAACATTTTGATTTCTTCCCGCTCACTGTAGACGTCGAAGAACGTTCATACGCTGCCGGACGAATCCCCGGATCATTCTTCCGCCGTGAAGGTCGTCCAACCACTGATGCTATTTTGGCTGCCCGCCTCATTGACCGCCCACTACGCCCAGCCTTCGTTAAGGGCTTGCGTAACGAAGTCCAAGTTGTGGCAACCATCCTCACCATTCACCCAGATGACGCATACGACGTCGTAGCCATCAACGCTGCGTCGATGTCCACTCAGCTGTCCGGTTTGCCATTCTCTGGCCCCATCGGTGGCGTTCGTATCTCCCTCATTGACGGACAATGGGTAGCCTTCCCGCGCTGGTCAGAAATTCCACGCGCAACCTTCACCATGGTTGTTGCTGGACGTATCGTAGGCGACGACGTCGCTATTATGATGGTCGAAGCAGAAGGTGGCGAAAATGTTATTGATAACATCGCCAAGGGGGGCGTTAAGCCAACTGAAACTGTTGTTGCCGAAGGCCTCGACGCTGCTAAAACCTTCATCCGCGTATTGTGTGACGCACAGGCAGAACTTGCTGCTCAAGCAGCTAAACCAACCGAAGAATACCCACTCTTCCCATCCTACGAAGATGCCGAATACGAAGCAGTTGCTGCAAAGCTTGGCAACCGTTTCGCCGAACTATGGGGCATCGTCGATAAGCATGAGCGCGATGATGCTCTCAACGAGCTTACTGCCGAAATCGTTCAATCCCTCACCGAAGAATTCCCAGAGCGTGACCAAGCACTGGCACTAGCAGTTAATGCACACTGGAAGAAGGCAATGCGCGAACGCGTCCTGACCACCGGTGAACGTATGGACGGGCGCACCCCAGTTGAAATCCGTACCATCACCGCAGAATCTGGTATTTTGCCACGAGTTCACGGTTCGGCACTTTTCCAGCGCGGTGAAACCCAGATCATGGGTGTCACCACATTGAACATGCTCAAGATGGAACAGCAAATGGATAACCTTTCCCCGGTTACCTCCAAGCGCTATATCCACCACTACAACTTCCCACCATACTCAACCGGTGAAACCGGTCGTGTAGGAACACCAAAGCGCCGCGAAATCGGTCACGGTATGCTCGCAGAGCGCGCACTCGTGCCAGTTTTGCCATCGCGTGAAGAGTTCCCATACGCTATCCGTCAGGTCTCCGAAGCCCTCGGCTCAAACGGTTCGACCTCGATGGGTTCGGTCTGTGCATCAACCATTTCGTTGATGAACGCCGGTGTTCCACTGCGCGCAGCAGTTGCCGGTATCGCTATGGGTCTTGTTTCTGGCGAGATCGACGGCGAACAGCGTTACGTTGCATTAACCGACATCCTCGGTGCTGAAGACGCCCTTGGCGATATGGACTTCAAAGTTGCTGGTACCCGTGACTTTGTCACCGCTCTCCAGCTTGATACCAAGCTCGATGGCATCCCAGCTGAAGTTTTGGCAGGAGCACTTGGTCAGGCGCATGATGCTCGCCAAGCAATTCTTGATCTCATCGAAGAAGCAGTTCCAGAACCAGAAGAAATGGCTCAAACTGCACCACGCATCATTTCCGTCAAGATCCCAGTTGACAAGATCGGCGAAGTCATTGGACCGAAAGGCAAGATGATTAACCAGATCCAAGAAGATACTGGCGCGGATATTACCATCGAAGATGACGGCACAGTATTCATTGGTGCAACCAATGGAACGTCTGCTGAAGCTGCCCGTCAAACCATCAACCAGATCGCGAACCCAACCATGCCAGAAGTTGGCGAACGCTTTGTCGGAACTGTTGTCAAGACAACCACCTTCGGCGCATTCGTTTCTTTGGCTCCAGGTAAAGACGGACTACTTCACATTTCGCAAATTCGTCGCCTTGTTGGCGGTAAGCGTGTCGAAAACGTTGAAGATGTCCTCAACGTGGGAGATAAGGTCGAAGTCGAACTCGCTGAAATCGATCAGCGCGGAAAGCTTTCCTTGCACGCAGTTCTCACTGAAGAACAGCTCGAAGCTGAAAAGGCCGCCGAAGCCGAGTTCAAGGCAAAGCGTGGCGAGCGCGGTGAACGTGGCGAGCGCCGGGAGCGTTCGGACCGGGGTGAACGCCGTGAGCGTCGCCCACGCCGTCGTACTCGCAAGGTTGAAGAATCGGCAGATTCAGCACCGTCAGCAGAGTCTGCTGAGTGA
- a CDS encoding CinA family protein: MLDDELAVRVLSRLAHVKMTLAVAESLTGGLVASTLVSVPGASRVFRGGVVTYATDTKSQVLGVDSARLARTGPVDEIVACEMAAGVGHLFDADVAVATTGVAGPGPADGHDAGTVWIGFCQRGGGSCAKIYHFQGDRLSVREQTVNATLRSILLNIEGI; the protein is encoded by the coding sequence GTGTTGGACGACGAATTAGCAGTTAGGGTTTTATCTCGATTAGCTCATGTAAAAATGACTCTTGCGGTTGCTGAATCACTTACCGGAGGTTTGGTGGCTAGTACTTTGGTGTCTGTGCCAGGTGCGTCGCGTGTATTTCGCGGTGGAGTTGTTACGTATGCTACGGATACCAAATCACAGGTGCTTGGGGTGGATTCTGCCCGTTTGGCGCGTACTGGTCCTGTTGATGAAATAGTGGCATGTGAGATGGCGGCTGGAGTGGGGCATTTGTTTGATGCTGATGTGGCGGTTGCAACGACTGGTGTTGCTGGGCCTGGTCCGGCCGATGGACATGATGCTGGAACAGTGTGGATAGGATTTTGCCAGCGTGGCGGGGGCTCTTGCGCTAAGATTTATCATTTTCAAGGTGATCGGCTGAGTGTGAGGGAACAGACAGTGAATGCTACTTTGCGCAGTATATTGTTGAATATTGAAGGTATTTAA
- a CDS encoding M16 family metallopeptidase — translation MTFTTVNLPMDSFETLTFIEDGIVGQRTILPGGVRVLTEKVPGQRSVSAGFWVSAGSRDEIPGQEGSTHFLEHMLFKGTDTQSAADISALGDFLGGTLNAATARQYTSYYGRVFAADLPQLMELLIDMLTRSVLDTEEMETERGVILEELAASEDDVTDVAEHTLLPLVMGDHPLARPVGGTPSTVRGLQHGDMLDHYHRNYQPQEIIFTAVGDVDHRDFCELVQALLLGGGWVLDDGVLPAPRRRVADISYPVTGQDVRIERPGRQTAVALGWPGLKIDDEREHASMALELILGGGPSSRLFQEVREKRGLAYSTYAWQMNSAEGGAFFLEAQCQPEHADDVAAIMTQCLEDIARGGVSQQELLTAFNQRRAQLVFSAEANGFRRSRLGQSEIFRGDIWSIEHSLEASRQVRADQVQQLAADILRRPRSSVIVGP, via the coding sequence ATGACCTTTACAACCGTGAACCTGCCGATGGATTCTTTTGAGACGTTAACTTTCATTGAAGACGGTATCGTTGGGCAGCGAACGATCTTGCCTGGCGGAGTGCGAGTGTTAACGGAAAAGGTTCCAGGACAGCGTTCAGTTTCAGCTGGTTTTTGGGTCAGTGCTGGATCGCGTGATGAGATTCCGGGACAAGAAGGCTCAACGCACTTCTTAGAACATATGTTGTTTAAGGGAACTGACACCCAAAGCGCCGCAGATATTTCCGCTTTGGGTGACTTCCTTGGCGGAACACTTAACGCCGCAACTGCCCGCCAGTACACCTCCTACTACGGGCGCGTATTTGCTGCAGATCTGCCACAGTTGATGGAATTACTTATCGATATGCTGACACGTTCGGTGTTAGATACCGAAGAAATGGAAACTGAACGTGGCGTGATTTTAGAAGAGCTGGCTGCATCGGAAGATGATGTAACGGATGTTGCCGAACATACGTTGCTTCCGCTAGTGATGGGGGATCACCCGCTAGCTCGTCCAGTTGGCGGTACACCAAGCACCGTCAGAGGATTACAGCACGGTGACATGTTGGATCACTATCATCGCAATTACCAGCCGCAGGAAATAATTTTTACTGCCGTGGGAGACGTTGATCATCGTGATTTTTGTGAATTAGTTCAGGCTTTGCTTCTTGGTGGTGGCTGGGTTCTCGACGACGGTGTGTTACCCGCACCGCGCCGGCGGGTTGCCGACATTTCCTATCCAGTTACAGGACAAGACGTACGAATAGAGCGTCCTGGAAGGCAGACTGCAGTAGCGCTGGGATGGCCAGGTTTGAAGATCGACGACGAACGAGAACACGCTTCTATGGCCTTGGAACTCATCCTCGGTGGCGGACCATCGTCAAGGCTCTTTCAAGAAGTACGCGAAAAGCGGGGGCTGGCATATTCAACATATGCCTGGCAAATGAATTCAGCCGAAGGCGGCGCCTTTTTCCTTGAAGCTCAATGTCAGCCAGAACACGCGGATGACGTAGCTGCGATTATGACCCAATGCTTAGAAGATATCGCGCGTGGGGGAGTATCGCAGCAAGAATTGTTAACGGCTTTTAATCAACGTCGAGCACAACTTGTTTTCTCTGCAGAAGCCAATGGGTTCCGGCGATCCCGGTTAGGGCAATCAGAGATTTTCCGCGGGGATATTTGGTCTATCGAGCATTCATTAGAAGCTTCTCGCCAAGTGAGAGCGGATCAAGTTCAGCAGTTAGCTGCTGATATCCTCCGCCGGCCGCGCTCGTCAGTCATTGTTGGTCCATAA
- the pgsA gene encoding CDP-diacylglycerol--glycerol-3-phosphate 3-phosphatidyltransferase, with amino-acid sequence MKQQRISNFNIANVLTVIRLILVPVFIVAFLSVTDERLWLSWAVFAIAAITDKLDGHYARKYNLVTDFGKLADSIADKALIISGLVLLSWHGYLWWWMTIIFIVRELGITLMRMFMVTKKVMAAGIGGKIKMVAQSFGIAGLILPWHTFLSATLTELFIGASYALIGIALVFAISSAVEYVIEARKINEESSENAVSTVVESK; translated from the coding sequence GTGAAACAACAGCGTATTTCTAATTTCAATATTGCTAACGTGCTCACTGTTATTCGGTTGATCTTGGTACCAGTGTTCATTGTGGCCTTTTTGAGCGTTACCGATGAGAGGTTGTGGCTGTCATGGGCAGTTTTTGCCATTGCCGCCATTACCGATAAACTCGATGGGCACTATGCTCGAAAATATAACCTTGTCACAGATTTTGGTAAGCTAGCTGATTCAATCGCTGATAAAGCCTTGATCATTTCAGGTTTAGTTTTGCTCTCGTGGCATGGGTATTTGTGGTGGTGGATGACGATCATCTTCATCGTGCGCGAGTTGGGTATTACCTTAATGCGTATGTTTATGGTGACGAAGAAAGTTATGGCTGCTGGTATAGGTGGGAAAATTAAGATGGTTGCCCAGTCTTTCGGCATCGCAGGTCTGATTTTGCCGTGGCATACCTTCTTATCTGCAACACTCACTGAGCTGTTTATCGGTGCGTCTTATGCGTTGATCGGAATTGCTTTGGTCTTTGCGATTAGTAGCGCAGTTGAATATGTTATTGAAGCACGTAAGATTAACGAAGAATCAAGTGAGAATGCAGTGTCTACGGTGGTTGAGAGCAAGTAG